Genomic segment of Bacteroidota bacterium:
AATCAAAGCAGCTTGCGGAAAGTTCATCACCTTTCTGGACTCGGACGACGAATTCTGCCCTTCACACCTGGAATCCAGAAAAGCATTATTAGTTAAAAATCCTGCTGTCCAATTTTTGTACGGGGGAGCAAAAATATCGGGCAATCCTTATGTTCCCGACCGGTTTGACTACAGGAAAAAGATCAGTCTGGACAATTGCATTATTGGCGGTACTTTCTTTATCGAAAAAAGTACCGCAATTTTGCTAAAGGGTTACAAGGATATTCTGTTAGGACCGGATGCTGATTTCTTTGACAGGGCTCAAAAAGCGAACATCAAAATAATGAAAACCAATCTGACTACCTACCTCTACCATCATGAAACAGAAGATTCCATCACAAACAGACTGCTTTCGATTTATCATTCAAAGTAGCCCAACAGCCTACTCGTACTTGATAATTTCCACGGGACAGCTTTCTGCGGCTTCCTTAATACCTTCCTCATAATCACTGTAATTTACACCTTCAATGACGGTTGCAGTGTCATCCATTACAAAAACTTCAGGGCAGGTATCTGCGCACATTGCACAGACGGTGCACCCATCTTCTATCCAAACTTTTGTTATTGCCATGGTTTTATAATTTTATGTTTTACATAAGGGCCGGATTAATTTGCCTGCCAGACAAAAATTAAACGCAAGTATATTTTATATGAATTCTTATCTAATTTATTAATTTTTTTCAACATAAACAATGGCTTGATTTTTGAGCGATATTGCACACCGGAACTATATTTGCCTTGAAAAACTTAATTATTCAAATCTATGAAAAGAAATACCTTATACCTGATTTTTCTCTTGTCAACTGTGTTTTTCTCTTTTAAGAAAGACGGGGGCACGGTAACGGTCAAAAATCTAAAAATCCAAGCACCTTTTGATATGCCCGACATAAAAGTCCCTGATTTTATCGATTGTAAAGCATTTCCGATTACCCGTTTCGGGGCTATCCAGGGAGACAAAGAAAAAACATCCCTGGCTATTTCAAAAGCCATTGATGAAGCCAGCAAAACCGGAGGTGGAATAGTCATTATACCCGAAGGGAAATGGCTAACCAAACAAATTCATCTTAAGAGCAATGTCAATTTACACCTGGACAAGGGAGCAGTCCTTCTCTTCTCGGAAGATCCTGTCGACTATTTGCCTGCCGTTCATTCAAGCTGGGAAGGGCTGGAATGTTACAACTATTCCCCGCTGATCTATGCTTATCAGTGTAAAAATATAGCGATTACGGGTGAAGGCAAAATAGAGGCAAAAATGGACATCTGGGAACAATGGTTCTCGCGGCCAAAAGCCCACCTTGAAAGTCTAAAAAGACTGTGCAACTTATCGTTTCAAAATGTGCCGGTTGAAGAAAGGCAGATGGCCAATGACTCTGCACATCTCCGGCCGCAGTGTATCCAGTTCAACCGCAGCGAGAACATCCTGTTGGAAGGAATTTCAATTTTCAACAGCCCTTTTTGGACCATTCACCTTTATCTATCCAAAAATATTGTAGTCAGAAACCTAAAAGTAATGGCCCACGGACACAATAATGACGGGATTGACCCGGAAATGAGCCAGAATGTGTTGATTGAAAATTGCACCTTCGACCAGGGTGATGATGCCATTGCCGTAAAATCGGGAAGGAGTCCGGAAGGATGGAGGTCAAAAACTCCTTCAAAAAACATAGTCATCCGCAATTGTACCGTAAAAAATGGGCATCAGTTATTGGCAATCGGAAGTGAATTATCAGGAGGTATTGAAAACATATTTATTGACAGCTGCACGGTGGTCGACGGCGCCAAATTGAATCACCTGGTTTATATCAAGACCAACGAATACATGGGCGGATTTGTTAAAAACATTTATGCAACCAATATAAAATCGGGAAAAATCGACCAGGGGATATTGGGCATTGAAACAGATGTACTGTATCAATGGAAAGACCTGCTTCCGGCATTAAAAAAACGGCTGACGCCCATTTCTGATATTTATCTAACAAACGTACAGGCAAGTGATGTGAAATTTATTTCCAAAATATCCGGGCAAAAAGATTTACCCATAAAAAACATTACCTTGAAAAAGATTTCAACCGGCACCATACATGAAAAGAAATACATCAACGAGAATGTCATAAATTTCAGAAATGAAGACTAAGTATTAATCAACTAACTAGAATTCAATCAGTACCATCGTTTTCGTAGAATCCAGCCTTGAAAAATCATATTTTTTGAGTATTTTTGAGAAAACCACGAATTAAGATGGCACTAACCACAGAGAACATACTATTAATCGGTTCTATTCTTTTATTTATCTCTCTAATTGCAGGGAAAACTTCATCAAAATTTGGAGTACCCATTTTAATCCTGTTTTTAGGAGTCGGAATGCTGGCCGGTT
This window contains:
- a CDS encoding glycosyltransferase family A protein, which translates into the protein IKAACGKFITFLDSDDEFCPSHLESRKALLVKNPAVQFLYGGAKISGNPYVPDRFDYRKKISLDNCIIGGTFFIEKSTAILLKGYKDILLGPDADFFDRAQKANIKIMKTNLTTYLYHHETEDSITNRLLSIYHSK
- a CDS encoding ferredoxin, producing MAITKVWIEDGCTVCAMCADTCPEVFVMDDTATVIEGVNYSDYEEGIKEAAESCPVEIIKYE
- a CDS encoding glycoside hydrolase family 28 protein, producing MKRNTLYLIFLLSTVFFSFKKDGGTVTVKNLKIQAPFDMPDIKVPDFIDCKAFPITRFGAIQGDKEKTSLAISKAIDEASKTGGGIVIIPEGKWLTKQIHLKSNVNLHLDKGAVLLFSEDPVDYLPAVHSSWEGLECYNYSPLIYAYQCKNIAITGEGKIEAKMDIWEQWFSRPKAHLESLKRLCNLSFQNVPVEERQMANDSAHLRPQCIQFNRSENILLEGISIFNSPFWTIHLYLSKNIVVRNLKVMAHGHNNDGIDPEMSQNVLIENCTFDQGDDAIAVKSGRSPEGWRSKTPSKNIVIRNCTVKNGHQLLAIGSELSGGIENIFIDSCTVVDGAKLNHLVYIKTNEYMGGFVKNIYATNIKSGKIDQGILGIETDVLYQWKDLLPALKKRLTPISDIYLTNVQASDVKFISKISGQKDLPIKNITLKKISTGTIHEKKYINENVINFRNED